The following proteins are encoded in a genomic region of Lytechinus variegatus isolate NC3 chromosome 7, Lvar_3.0, whole genome shotgun sequence:
- the LOC121418978 gene encoding serine racemase-like isoform X1 — translation MLFDKILGASKRVANYISPTPVFTSGTVDKLTGRNVFFKAENLQKTGSFKIRGALNAIILLKENQAQTNGVVTHSTGNHGSGLACAAQMVGVPCTVVVPHTTASVKVDAIRWYGADVVFCEPTQQSRKETCERVASEKNLSFVPAYDDYNVMAGQGTIGIEICEQVPDLDAVLVMTSGGGLIAGIATAVKGMKPNVKVFAVEPEGKDLQRSLESGERMWVGPPKTLDTVADATPTQQVGQLTWPIVRDLVEKQVFTVTDDEIISAMKFTWTRLKLVVEAAGAAPVAAVLSDQMRALDPSLKNVAVILCGGNVNIDQLPW, via the exons ATGTTGTTTGACAAGATACTTGGTGCTTCGAAAAGAGTAGCAAATTATATCAGTCCAACTCCAGTTTTTACTAGTGGTACAGTTGACAAATTGACAGGAAGGAATGTgtttttcaaggctgaaaatcttCAGAAAACGGGCTCTTTCAAGATTCGGGGAGCTTTAAATGCT ATTATTTTATTGAAGGAAAATCAAGCACAGACAAATGGTGTG GTCACCCATAGCACAGGTAACCATGGCTCAGGGCTGGCCTGTGCTGCCCAGATGGTTGGGGTACCATGCACCGTTGTGGTGCCCCACACTACCGCTTCAGTCAAGGTGGATGCCATCAGGTGGTACGGAGCTGATGTGGTCTTCTGCGAACCAACCCAACAATCAAG GAAGGAAACATGTGAGCGTGTCGCCTCTGAAAAGAACCTGTCCTTTGTTCCTGCATATGATGACTATAATGTAATGGCAGGTCAG GGGACTATTGGTATAGAGATATGTGAACAGGTACCAGACCTCGATGCTGTCCTAGTCATGACCAGTGGTGGTGGCCTCATAGCAGGTATCGCTACAGCAGTAAAGGGAATGAAGCCAAATGTCAAAG TTTTTGCTGTTGAACCAGAAGGAAAAGATCTCCAAAGATCTCTTGAGTCAG GAGAGAGAATGTGGGTAGGACCACCTAAAACCCTTGATACAGTAGCCGATGCTACACCTACCCAGCAGGTTGGACAGCTTACTTGGCCTATTGTCAGAGATCTTGTTGAGAAACAAGTATTTACAGTG ACAGATGATGAAATCATTTCAGCAATGAAATTTACATGGACAAGATTAAAG CTTGTCGTGGAAGCAGCCGGGGCAGCCCCGGTAGCAGCTGTTTTGTCGGACCAGATGAGGGCGCTTGATCCCAGCTTGAAGAATGTGGCAGTAATTTTGTGTGGTGGGAATGTGAATATTGATCAGTTGCCGTGGTGA
- the LOC121418978 gene encoding serine racemase-like isoform X2: protein MLFDKILGASKRVANYISPTPVFTSGTVDKLTGRNVFFKAENLQKTGSFKIRGALNAIILLKENQAQTNGVVTHSTGNHGSGLACAAQMVGVPCTVVVPHTTASVKVDAIRWYGADVVFCEPTQQSRKETCERVASEKNLSFVPAYDDYNVMAGQGTIGIEICEQVPDLDAVLVMTSGGGLIAGIATAVKGMKPNVKVFAVEPEGKDLQRSLESGERMWVGPPKTLDTVADATPTQQVGQLTWPIVRDLVEKQVFTVTDDEIISAMKFTWTRLKLVVEAASAGPVAAVLSDKMKAVDPRVRNVAVLMCGGNVNIEQLPW, encoded by the exons ATGTTGTTTGACAAGATACTTGGTGCTTCGAAAAGAGTAGCAAATTATATCAGTCCAACTCCAGTTTTTACTAGTGGTACAGTTGACAAATTGACAGGAAGGAATGTgtttttcaaggctgaaaatcttCAGAAAACGGGCTCTTTCAAGATTCGGGGAGCTTTAAATGCT ATTATTTTATTGAAGGAAAATCAAGCACAGACAAATGGTGTG GTCACCCATAGCACAGGTAACCATGGCTCAGGGCTGGCCTGTGCTGCCCAGATGGTTGGGGTACCATGCACCGTTGTGGTGCCCCACACTACCGCTTCAGTCAAGGTGGATGCCATCAGGTGGTACGGAGCTGATGTGGTCTTCTGCGAACCAACCCAACAATCAAG GAAGGAAACATGTGAGCGTGTCGCCTCTGAAAAGAACCTGTCCTTTGTTCCTGCATATGATGACTATAATGTAATGGCAGGTCAG GGGACTATTGGTATAGAGATATGTGAACAGGTACCAGACCTCGATGCTGTCCTAGTCATGACCAGTGGTGGTGGCCTCATAGCAGGTATCGCTACAGCAGTAAAGGGAATGAAGCCAAATGTCAAAG TTTTTGCTGTTGAACCAGAAGGAAAAGATCTCCAAAGATCTCTTGAGTCAG GAGAGAGAATGTGGGTAGGACCACCTAAAACCCTTGATACAGTAGCCGATGCTACACCTACCCAGCAGGTTGGACAGCTTACTTGGCCTATTGTCAGAGATCTTGTTGAGAAACAAGTATTTACAGTG ACAGATGATGAAATCATTTCAGCAATGAAATTTACATGGACAAGATTAAAG CTGGTAGTAGAAGCAGCAAGTGCTGGACCAGTAGCAGCAGTTTTATCTGACAAGATGAAAGCTGTCGATCCAAGGGTTAGAAACGTAGCAGTTCTCATGTGTGGTGGGAACGTGAATATCGAGCAATTACCATGGTGA